The following coding sequences lie in one Mycobacterium sp. DL440 genomic window:
- a CDS encoding wax ester/triacylglycerol synthase family O-acyltransferase, giving the protein MRRLKGEDNSFLAWESSVQPQHTMKAVVLDPSRMSEPLTFERVKTAVQGWVDQIEPLQWQLLSPRVGFGRPWWVSRPQIDIEHHVQRTTAPAPGGDEELAATIGEIFEVALDRDRPAWQLWYVEGLKDGRIALVLKIHHAVADGTASLRLLETLYSTDPATPLPQPGRTPLRNEQRPAPWVWWPLVLRHQIAALARFPGIIARTAAVTGVIRRRQKAGKPGYAEAFAAPAMPFNEPFSASRRFAYRRCDVTEIKRVSKAFGVTINDVFLTICGGALRDYLAESGQANDESLTAVVPVSMRPTDTEAEWGNKVARWNVDLATHIADPVERLNAVASATRAAREVQAERDAWLQHDWMEYWPLFWLYSRVLPILGAKMKRRPMFSLIASNMRGPQETLYWGGAPIEQLISSGPIVFPMGLNFTGWSYRDEMAICVLTCRDQVSDPYGIADRVPQVLAELSARADSAARGIPEVNAGSAGGDAPDRQAVSG; this is encoded by the coding sequence ATGCGGCGTTTGAAGGGCGAGGACAACAGCTTCCTGGCATGGGAAAGCTCCGTCCAACCGCAGCACACGATGAAGGCTGTCGTGCTCGACCCGAGTCGGATGAGCGAACCACTCACGTTCGAGCGAGTCAAAACCGCTGTGCAGGGCTGGGTCGATCAGATCGAACCGCTGCAGTGGCAGTTGCTGTCGCCGCGGGTGGGGTTCGGCCGGCCGTGGTGGGTGTCGCGGCCGCAGATCGACATCGAGCACCACGTCCAGCGGACCACTGCACCCGCTCCCGGCGGTGACGAGGAACTCGCCGCGACCATCGGCGAGATCTTCGAGGTGGCGCTCGACCGCGACCGGCCGGCCTGGCAGCTGTGGTACGTCGAGGGCCTCAAAGACGGCCGCATCGCCCTGGTGCTCAAGATTCACCACGCCGTCGCCGACGGCACCGCATCGCTGCGGCTGCTGGAAACCCTGTACAGCACCGATCCGGCGACCCCGCTCCCGCAGCCGGGGCGGACACCACTGCGGAACGAACAACGACCGGCACCGTGGGTCTGGTGGCCGCTGGTGCTGCGTCATCAGATCGCGGCACTGGCCCGTTTCCCCGGCATCATCGCCCGCACCGCGGCCGTCACCGGGGTGATCCGCCGCCGGCAGAAGGCCGGAAAGCCCGGTTACGCCGAAGCTTTCGCCGCACCGGCCATGCCGTTCAACGAACCGTTCTCGGCCAGCCGCCGATTCGCCTACCGGCGCTGCGACGTCACGGAGATCAAGCGGGTGTCGAAGGCTTTCGGCGTCACCATCAACGATGTCTTCCTGACCATCTGCGGCGGAGCCCTGCGGGACTACCTGGCTGAGAGCGGGCAGGCCAACGACGAGAGCTTGACCGCCGTCGTGCCCGTCTCGATGCGCCCGACCGACACCGAGGCCGAGTGGGGCAACAAGGTGGCGCGATGGAACGTCGACCTCGCCACCCACATCGCGGACCCCGTGGAGCGACTCAACGCGGTCGCATCGGCGACCCGGGCCGCACGCGAGGTGCAGGCCGAGCGGGACGCCTGGCTGCAGCATGACTGGATGGAGTACTGGCCGTTGTTCTGGTTGTACTCGCGAGTGCTGCCGATCCTCGGGGCCAAGATGAAGCGCCGCCCGATGTTCAGCCTGATCGCGTCAAACATGCGCGGCCCGCAGGAAACGCTGTACTGGGGCGGTGCGCCGATCGAGCAGCTGATCTCGTCCGGGCCGATCGTGTTCCCGATGGGGCTGAACTTCACCGGGTGGAGCTACCGCGACGAGATGGCGATCTGCGTGCTCACCTGTCGTGATCAGGTGTCGGACCCGTACGGTATCGCCGACCGGGTGCCGCAGGTCCTGGCCGAGTTGTCGGCGCGGGCGGACTCAGCTGCGAGAGGGATCCCGGAGGTGAATGCCGGCTCAGCCGGCGGCGACGCACCGGATCGTCAGGCGGTATCCGGCTAG